One Candidatus Hinthialibacter antarcticus genomic window carries:
- a CDS encoding TIM barrel protein → MSAKNSISRRSFVALSAVAATAFAPEKARAQESVRLGGPVFESYNSPEEWTKAVKALGYSAAYCPVGADAGDALIAEYKQAAHEADITIAEVGAWSNPIDPDSKKRAAAIDKCKTQLELAEKIGARCCVNISGSLNPEKWDSHHPKNLRSATLNLIIKTTREIIDAVNPQVTYFTLETMPWAIPDSTESYMTLLERMKRDRFAAHYDPVNIINSPRRYYNNAKIISDAFSAFGNQIRSCHAKDIKMSDAFTVHLDEVRPGLGNLDYGVFLKELSRYPDAPLMLEHLPNAEEYKQAADYVRAKADEVGVALHG, encoded by the coding sequence ATGTCAGCGAAGAATTCGATTTCACGCCGTTCTTTTGTCGCTTTGTCCGCCGTTGCCGCAACCGCATTTGCGCCCGAGAAAGCGCGCGCGCAAGAGAGCGTCCGCTTGGGCGGGCCAGTATTTGAATCTTACAACTCGCCGGAAGAATGGACGAAGGCAGTAAAAGCGTTAGGATATTCCGCAGCCTATTGTCCTGTCGGCGCCGATGCGGGCGACGCGCTCATTGCAGAATACAAGCAGGCGGCGCATGAAGCCGACATAACAATTGCTGAAGTCGGCGCGTGGTCAAACCCGATTGATCCTGACTCGAAAAAACGCGCGGCTGCGATTGATAAATGCAAAACGCAATTAGAACTCGCAGAAAAAATTGGCGCGCGTTGTTGCGTTAACATCAGCGGCTCGTTGAATCCAGAGAAATGGGACAGCCACCACCCCAAAAATTTGCGCAGCGCGACGTTGAATCTAATTATTAAAACGACGCGGGAAATCATCGACGCGGTGAATCCGCAAGTGACGTACTTCACGCTTGAAACTATGCCGTGGGCGATCCCTGATTCGACGGAATCTTACATGACACTATTGGAACGCATGAAGCGCGACCGATTTGCGGCGCATTATGATCCCGTCAATATTATCAACAGTCCGAGACGCTACTATAACAACGCAAAAATCATCTCAGACGCTTTTAGCGCTTTCGGAAATCAGATTCGCAGCTGCCATGCGAAAGACATCAAAATGTCGGACGCATTTACGGTTCATTTGGATGAAGTGCGGCCCGGCTTGGGCAATCTGGATTACGGCGTGTTTCTCAAAGAACTCAGCCGCTATCCTGACGCGCCGCTGATGTTAGAGCACTTGCCCAACGCGGAAGAGTATAAGCAAGCCGCAGATTACGTTCGCGCAAAAGCGGATGAAGTCGGCGTCGCGTTGCATGGTTAG
- a CDS encoding fibronectin type III domain-containing protein — protein MKRWFSLFVCVCILATPVFAQTVIYQENFDDYAEAQVPTGWTKSANTGHLVEPDLESALWNAANYEGWTTFGDGYDGERLQHSDDPKNWHALATWKNAPGADFSQEGSGNRILLADTVIPGGGSQIDTWLVSDPFDVSAYSYAVFSFESFFRGNQDQQGAYYYRLDNGDWQRGFHLDDERYRDEGNYWGPYSFAYDVQNAQTIQFYFVMYGTWSWHWALDKFLLTGYSDVPPGPAKPEAISPQGDVGFTNVTLQSSAFAGGGDHAFSQWQIRLSDGTFGEMENEGWDPEHIAWVQSDPVLDTSLQPNSYAEETASFIQYDLAGDQTQFVARRELLRPGATYYWRVRHVNNDNVAGPWSDEVMFSVGDLDGFDLLTEDFDDASEGEAAQGWEFVGTDFEGFGDGEFGAIHVTRPRYRWADFTAGDDSNSVNVAGDGRHGGFKGQVSWVAGWSHTMVDNEYLTPALDFSDATTGWLIFDSCFKGSGDAYVDIVIDGGEPINVHSFGAFSGGNGVRSSVETVTFPPDVAGKSNVRVLFRTNKNSESWTFDNVRIVASSDATFIDQPVAQQPSGEVNYTPGFITLNGSAYTDPDGETHGSTRWQIARANVGFERPIVDEITSEGDLTAYQIRNLAPGNEYIFRVKYASDAGRESPWSLPGRFMVTVNGGELLVSEDFNSQSGQDNPSGWTQVNHNDPDGFPEFNGWSFLTLEFFESYAQGRDGSPYFDGNVADADSDEYEQSGVGAFNSELISPTLNPGGKGLLVAYDQIYQHYSGQVGELNYSLDNGATWVNLIRRSLTDLPNDERFAEPELVEIPDAANSSEVKIMWKLYGAGGSDGTKALNEWFWVIDNVKILSVPADSPVQDWMIH, from the coding sequence ATGAAGCGATGGTTCAGTCTGTTTGTCTGTGTATGTATTCTGGCGACGCCGGTATTTGCGCAAACCGTAATTTACCAGGAAAACTTTGACGATTACGCCGAAGCCCAAGTCCCAACCGGATGGACGAAGTCAGCCAATACCGGGCACCTCGTCGAACCGGATTTGGAATCGGCTCTTTGGAACGCCGCCAATTATGAAGGCTGGACGACCTTCGGCGATGGCTATGACGGCGAACGATTGCAGCATTCCGATGATCCGAAAAACTGGCATGCGCTCGCAACCTGGAAGAACGCGCCGGGCGCAGACTTTTCGCAAGAAGGCTCGGGCAATCGCATTCTGCTGGCGGATACCGTTATCCCCGGCGGCGGCAGCCAGATTGACACTTGGTTGGTTTCCGACCCATTCGACGTATCGGCGTATAGCTACGCCGTGTTTTCGTTTGAATCATTCTTTCGCGGCAACCAAGACCAACAAGGCGCGTATTACTATCGTTTAGACAATGGCGACTGGCAGCGCGGCTTCCACCTCGATGATGAGCGTTATCGCGATGAAGGCAACTATTGGGGGCCGTATTCGTTTGCGTATGACGTGCAAAACGCGCAAACCATTCAATTCTATTTTGTCATGTACGGCACATGGAGTTGGCATTGGGCGCTGGATAAATTTTTGTTGACGGGTTACAGCGACGTCCCGCCCGGTCCTGCAAAACCCGAGGCGATTTCTCCGCAAGGCGATGTAGGATTTACCAATGTGACCTTGCAGTCATCCGCATTCGCAGGCGGTGGCGATCACGCGTTCTCGCAATGGCAAATCCGGCTGTCGGACGGAACCTTCGGCGAAATGGAAAACGAAGGCTGGGACCCGGAACATATCGCGTGGGTGCAAAGCGATCCCGTTCTCGATACTTCATTGCAACCGAATAGTTACGCAGAAGAAACCGCGAGTTTTATTCAATACGACCTCGCTGGCGACCAGACCCAGTTTGTCGCCCGCCGCGAGTTGTTGCGCCCCGGCGCAACCTATTACTGGCGCGTTCGTCATGTGAATAACGACAATGTCGCTGGCCCCTGGTCAGATGAAGTGATGTTTAGCGTTGGCGACCTGGACGGTTTTGATCTATTGACCGAAGACTTTGACGACGCCAGCGAAGGCGAAGCCGCTCAAGGCTGGGAATTTGTCGGTACTGATTTTGAAGGCTTTGGCGACGGCGAGTTTGGCGCCATTCATGTCACGCGCCCGCGTTATCGTTGGGCCGATTTCACCGCAGGTGACGATTCCAATAGCGTCAATGTTGCGGGCGATGGGCGCCACGGCGGTTTTAAAGGGCAAGTTTCATGGGTTGCGGGTTGGTCGCATACGATGGTTGACAATGAATATTTAACGCCTGCGTTGGATTTTTCTGACGCCACTACCGGCTGGTTGATTTTTGATTCTTGCTTCAAAGGCAGCGGCGACGCGTATGTTGACATTGTCATCGACGGCGGCGAGCCGATTAATGTTCATTCGTTTGGCGCCTTTTCCGGCGGCAACGGGGTGCGCTCCAGCGTTGAAACCGTAACGTTTCCACCCGACGTGGCAGGCAAAAGCAATGTGCGGGTTCTATTCCGAACGAACAAAAATTCAGAAAGTTGGACGTTCGATAATGTTCGCATCGTTGCGAGTTCGGATGCGACCTTTATTGATCAACCGGTTGCGCAGCAGCCGTCAGGCGAAGTTAATTACACGCCGGGGTTCATCACGTTGAACGGTTCCGCGTATACCGATCCTGATGGAGAAACTCACGGCTCAACCCGTTGGCAAATTGCGCGGGCGAATGTTGGCTTCGAGCGCCCTATTGTAGATGAAATCACCAGTGAGGGCGATTTGACGGCATATCAGATTCGCAACTTGGCGCCGGGCAATGAATATATTTTCCGCGTCAAATATGCAAGCGACGCTGGACGTGAAAGCCCGTGGTCATTGCCGGGGCGGTTCATGGTGACTGTAAACGGCGGCGAATTATTAGTGTCAGAAGATTTCAATAGCCAGTCCGGTCAAGACAATCCATCCGGCTGGACGCAAGTGAATCACAATGACCCCGACGGCTTCCCCGAGTTTAATGGGTGGAGTTTCTTGACGCTTGAGTTCTTCGAAAGTTATGCACAAGGTCGCGACGGTTCGCCGTACTTTGATGGTAATGTCGCGGATGCTGACAGCGATGAGTATGAGCAATCGGGCGTCGGCGCGTTCAACAGCGAATTGATTTCGCCGACGTTGAATCCTGGCGGCAAAGGATTGTTGGTGGCGTATGATCAAATCTATCAGCACTATTCCGGCCAGGTCGGCGAGTTGAATTACTCGCTAGACAACGGCGCGACTTGGGTGAACCTCATTCGCCGTTCGCTGACTGATCTTCCCAACGACGAAAGATTTGCAGAGCCTGAACTCGTTGAGATTCCCGACGCGGCGAATTCAAGCGAAGTGAAAATCATGTGGAAACTATACGGCGCTGGCGGTTCCGACGGGACTAAGGCGTTGAACGAATGGTTCTGGGTGATTGACAACGTCAAGATTCTTTCCGTCCCGGCTGATTCTCCCGTTCAGGATTGGATGATACATTGA
- a CDS encoding prepilin-type N-terminal cleavage/methylation domain-containing protein — protein MTKRQHVSAFTLIELLIVVAIIGILAAIAVPNFMNARVRATIARVQGDIKALSTAVEMYALDHGAYPDDGQVTGIPWWMNNRLLTTPISYIGTIPKDPFLNNSEAGDSTNGHREYWYVSYDGYGVLRSTGRPQSVGGRSNVRLFDPPRQSFRFGFISPGTDGCWEWDRGNGWCGPEFYAGDVLYYESTNGVISRGDLYHFGPGSVYNPPSSFSGGSSGGGSGL, from the coding sequence ATGACGAAACGTCAGCATGTAAGCGCATTTACTTTGATTGAACTTCTCATTGTTGTCGCCATCATCGGTATTTTGGCGGCGATTGCCGTGCCCAATTTTATGAATGCCCGGGTGCGCGCCACCATCGCCCGCGTTCAGGGAGATATCAAAGCGCTCTCCACGGCTGTCGAAATGTACGCGCTCGATCATGGAGCCTATCCTGACGATGGACAAGTCACTGGTATTCCCTGGTGGATGAACAATCGTCTTCTTACCACACCGATTTCATATATTGGTACAATTCCCAAAGACCCCTTCTTAAATAATTCAGAAGCCGGCGACAGCACCAACGGCCATCGCGAATATTGGTATGTTTCGTATGATGGATACGGGGTACTGCGCTCGACAGGCCGACCACAAAGCGTAGGCGGGCGAAGCAACGTGCGGTTATTTGATCCACCGCGCCAGAGTTTTCGTTTTGGGTTCATCAGTCCCGGTACGGACGGCTGCTGGGAATGGGACCGGGGCAACGGCTGGTGCGGGCCGGAATTTTATGCGGGCGACGTCTTGTATTACGAGTCGACCAATGGCGTCATCTCGCGCGGCGACTTATATCACTTCGGCCCCGGCAGCGTCTATAACCCGCCTTCATCTTTTTCGGGCGGAAGCAGCGGCGGCGGATCGGGATTGTAA
- a CDS encoding saccharopine dehydrogenase C-terminal domain-containing protein has translation MKVFCLGGAGKICREAALDWVEFADFERLTIGDINEAAGQETVAWLNDPRVDFVKVNLRDKAQAVKAMTGYDIVMDGTTISLNDLSTSCIAEAGANGINLNGFGDEYKYDEIFRKNGKVCVPGFGMTPGTTNMMAVHAANQFDTVDTVRVSHGAFRPIAFSASIAETTTYEYDPALPGRMVFENGEFKQVPPFAHPREITLPEPYGTHTQYIIPHSETQTLAEFLKPKGVRLIEVRGTWPPQNMALIKALYDYGFMRNDKIKLNGAEFGIMGAIAEYLIQSEEGQNTQLYGYALHIEVEGVKDGQKKRHTLTHTHPSSDGSEPGWEKLRSYTRCVGIPMGIGAQLIAQGKTQGEGALIPEKVFNPSDVFAALKLRRIEIQEEIETIE, from the coding sequence ATGAAAGTATTTTGTTTAGGCGGCGCGGGAAAAATCTGTCGGGAAGCAGCATTGGATTGGGTCGAGTTTGCGGACTTTGAACGCCTCACCATCGGCGACATCAACGAAGCCGCAGGCCAAGAAACCGTCGCATGGCTCAACGATCCGCGCGTCGATTTTGTGAAAGTGAATTTGCGCGACAAAGCCCAAGCCGTCAAAGCCATGACGGGCTACGACATTGTCATGGACGGCACCACCATCTCGCTTAACGACCTATCGACCTCCTGCATTGCCGAAGCGGGCGCGAACGGAATCAACCTCAACGGCTTCGGCGATGAATATAAGTACGACGAGATTTTTCGCAAGAACGGCAAGGTGTGCGTCCCGGGTTTTGGCATGACGCCGGGCACAACCAACATGATGGCGGTACACGCAGCGAACCAGTTCGACACTGTCGATACCGTGCGCGTCAGCCACGGCGCCTTTCGTCCGATTGCCTTTTCGGCCTCGATTGCCGAGACCACGACCTACGAATACGACCCTGCGTTGCCGGGCCGTATGGTGTTTGAAAACGGCGAATTCAAGCAGGTACCGCCCTTCGCCCATCCGCGCGAGATCACTCTGCCCGAACCCTATGGCACGCATACGCAATACATCATCCCCCACTCCGAAACCCAAACCCTGGCGGAGTTCCTGAAACCAAAAGGCGTACGCCTGATTGAAGTGCGCGGCACATGGCCGCCGCAAAACATGGCGCTCATCAAAGCGCTGTACGACTACGGATTCATGCGCAATGACAAAATCAAACTCAACGGCGCCGAGTTTGGCATCATGGGCGCCATCGCGGAATATTTGATTCAGTCAGAAGAAGGGCAAAACACCCAACTCTACGGCTATGCGCTGCACATTGAAGTCGAGGGCGTCAAAGACGGGCAGAAGAAACGCCACACCCTGACCCACACTCACCCATCATCGGACGGCTCAGAGCCGGGCTGGGAGAAACTGCGTTCATATACGCGCTGCGTGGGCATCCCGATGGGCATCGGCGCGCAACTGATCGCCCAGGGCAAAACGCAAGGCGAAGGGGCGTTGATTCCTGAGAAGGTGTTTAATCCCAGCGACGTATTTGCAGCGCTCAAACTGCGCCGCATTGAAATTCAAGAAGAAATCGAAACGATTGAATAG
- a CDS encoding cellulase family glycosylhydrolase produces MVRTLYFVAALLFCQTLYAEELAPFSWEWSQNPASPVNLSNRLDAPAGKDGFIRIEDGHFVRPNGKRLKIWGINVSANACFPEKEHAAEFADYIARFGINGVRFHFMDSPWTKFLEGDPDTSQTFNADLFDRFDYFIYQLKQQGIYINLNLNVARRFKEGDGVREAEYLGFAKGATYFDERLIELQKDYAQKLLTHINPYTKTEYRNEPAVNIVEIVNENSLVEYWAAGRLKGENTTKNPGTWTDIPPSYAKQLNEQFNQWFAKNVSTAEQEQIRIEAGVGDGEALPRLVPEQFKIASTLRFRTEARFYVETEKRFFQMMYAFLKNELGVKAHIVGSSDHNHYKSGYAHLSANALLEVVDSHVYWQHPNYKEGRVDGRGAFEIENTPMVNNPYFSTPVQLSRAAIEGKPFTVSETNHPYPNEYACEGIPILAAYAALQDWDGIYFYTFDHAPPSQWKPEMRGHFDIRPDAVKMANLAASAFLFMRGDIAPADKTVLRSYSAPYVLDSIRMPSSERPYFTPGFDLSVPLRYRTRVLSLSGEQSTYLESERPSLIFDDEKQLTWNIQNPNQGAVSINTEMTQGVVGYIRSSEQPLQNLSLNIENDFASVLCVSLDNRPIELSRSMMLAATAKAHNADTKWNKEHTSLQSWGRQPLLTESVRGTVVLKGLKNARQVKVYPIAPNGAPANGAISAQQTQDGWSFSIGETACVM; encoded by the coding sequence ATGGTCCGCACATTGTACTTTGTTGCCGCGCTGTTGTTTTGCCAAACCCTTTATGCCGAAGAGTTGGCTCCATTCAGTTGGGAATGGAGCCAAAACCCTGCCTCGCCCGTCAACCTGTCAAATCGCCTTGACGCTCCAGCAGGCAAGGATGGGTTCATTCGAATTGAGGACGGGCATTTTGTTCGGCCAAATGGCAAACGTTTGAAAATATGGGGAATCAATGTTTCAGCAAATGCGTGTTTTCCAGAAAAAGAACACGCGGCGGAATTTGCGGATTACATAGCGCGTTTTGGAATCAATGGCGTACGTTTTCATTTTATGGATAGCCCTTGGACAAAATTTCTCGAAGGCGATCCAGATACGTCGCAAACCTTCAATGCAGACTTGTTCGACCGCTTCGACTATTTTATTTATCAACTCAAGCAACAAGGAATCTACATCAATCTCAATCTCAACGTTGCGCGTCGGTTTAAAGAAGGAGACGGCGTACGCGAGGCGGAATATTTGGGCTTCGCCAAAGGGGCAACTTACTTTGATGAGAGATTGATTGAGTTGCAAAAAGACTACGCCCAAAAATTGTTGACGCATATCAACCCGTATACGAAAACCGAATACCGCAATGAACCCGCTGTGAACATCGTCGAGATCGTCAATGAAAACTCGCTGGTTGAATATTGGGCGGCGGGCCGCTTGAAAGGCGAAAATACAACAAAGAACCCTGGTACATGGACGGACATCCCGCCGTCGTACGCGAAGCAATTAAATGAACAATTCAACCAGTGGTTTGCGAAGAATGTATCTACAGCAGAGCAGGAGCAAATTCGCATAGAAGCGGGCGTCGGCGACGGCGAGGCGCTTCCCCGTTTAGTTCCAGAGCAATTCAAGATCGCGTCCACATTGCGCTTCCGTACGGAAGCGCGGTTTTATGTCGAGACAGAAAAACGGTTTTTTCAAATGATGTACGCATTTCTCAAAAACGAACTTGGGGTAAAAGCGCACATCGTCGGTTCGTCTGACCATAACCACTACAAATCCGGCTATGCGCATCTCAGCGCGAATGCGTTGTTAGAGGTCGTCGATAGCCATGTCTATTGGCAACACCCGAATTACAAAGAAGGCCGCGTTGACGGTAGAGGCGCGTTTGAGATTGAGAATACGCCAATGGTGAATAATCCCTACTTTTCAACGCCGGTGCAATTGTCGCGCGCGGCGATTGAAGGTAAGCCCTTTACTGTTTCTGAAACCAACCACCCGTATCCAAATGAATATGCTTGTGAGGGCATTCCAATCTTGGCGGCGTATGCGGCCTTACAAGATTGGGACGGCATTTATTTTTATACATTCGATCATGCGCCGCCTAGCCAATGGAAACCCGAAATGCGCGGGCATTTTGACATTCGCCCTGATGCAGTAAAAATGGCGAACCTGGCTGCCAGCGCGTTTTTGTTTATGCGCGGCGACATAGCGCCAGCCGACAAGACCGTACTGCGGTCGTATTCGGCGCCGTACGTGTTAGACAGCATTCGTATGCCATCGAGCGAACGCCCCTATTTTACGCCGGGTTTTGATTTGTCTGTTCCATTGCGCTATCGAACGCGCGTTTTGAGTTTGAGCGGAGAACAATCAACCTATCTGGAATCAGAAAGGCCGTCTCTGATTTTTGATGATGAAAAGCAACTGACTTGGAATATTCAAAACCCCAATCAAGGCGCCGTATCAATCAATACAGAAATGACGCAAGGCGTGGTTGGATATATTCGTTCGAGTGAGCAACCATTACAGAACTTGAGTTTGAATATCGAGAATGACTTTGCGTCTGTGCTGTGTGTTTCTCTCGATAATCGTCCGATTGAATTGTCGCGTAGCATGATGCTGGCGGCAACCGCAAAAGCGCATAACGCAGATACCAAATGGAATAAAGAACATACATCACTCCAGTCGTGGGGAAGACAACCGCTTTTAACAGAATCGGTACGGGGTACGGTCGTGCTGAAAGGGTTGAAAAACGCCCGCCAGGTGAAGGTGTATCCCATTGCTCCAAACGGTGCGCCTGCAAACGGTGCGATTTCTGCGCAACAAACACAAGACGGCTGGTCGTTCTCAATTGGCGAAACGGCGTGCGTCATGTAA
- a CDS encoding GntR family transcriptional regulator produces MNNQKNKPKSKQNKPLVENSDKERLPLHRQIRDTLRQEIFSGQRTPYSEMPPEQELAARFQTSRMTVRQAINALEIEGLLEKQQGRRTIVCPPKEVEPIFALPHDNQIFFRGGKTITYTLLTQELVPPTNLVREKLQLPWTVEKVILISRIRHLHEVPISVYSTYFPYSRCPDLLKEDLTGRSLVYVMRNEYGLTPFQMTHELEVLSADEEASEILNIRERTPIMKVESVEFDEDGAPFSFNLETFRADRYRFKIMMSNPALEPKSEKKETYHHKG; encoded by the coding sequence ATGAACAATCAAAAAAACAAGCCAAAGTCAAAACAAAATAAGCCATTAGTCGAAAACTCCGACAAAGAGCGCTTGCCGCTGCACCGCCAAATCCGTGACACTTTGCGGCAGGAAATCTTTAGCGGTCAGCGGACTCCCTATTCGGAGATGCCGCCCGAACAAGAACTGGCCGCCCGTTTCCAAACATCGCGCATGACCGTCCGCCAGGCGATCAATGCGCTCGAAATTGAAGGTCTACTCGAAAAACAACAAGGGCGCCGGACTATCGTGTGCCCTCCGAAAGAAGTCGAACCGATTTTCGCCCTGCCGCACGACAACCAAATTTTTTTTCGCGGCGGAAAAACCATCACCTATACATTGCTGACGCAGGAACTCGTCCCGCCCACTAATTTGGTGCGCGAAAAATTACAACTCCCTTGGACGGTCGAAAAGGTCATTCTCATTTCGCGCATCCGGCATCTGCATGAAGTTCCCATCAGCGTATATTCAACCTATTTTCCCTACTCACGCTGCCCGGATTTATTAAAAGAAGACCTCACCGGGCGCTCGCTGGTGTACGTCATGCGAAATGAATACGGCTTGACTCCGTTTCAAATGACGCACGAATTAGAAGTGTTGTCTGCCGATGAAGAGGCCAGCGAAATTTTGAACATTCGCGAGCGGACGCCGATTATGAAAGTGGAGTCGGTTGAGTTTGACGAAGACGGCGCGCCGTTTTCCTTTAACCTTGAAACATTTCGAGCCGATCGGTACCGGTTTAAAATTATGATGTCGAACCCCGCTTTAGAACCAAAATCCGAAAAAAAAGAAACCTATCATCATAAAGGCTGA
- a CDS encoding prepilin-type N-terminal cleavage/methylation domain-containing protein translates to MKPCVAAFTLIELLIVVAIIGILAAIAVPNFLNAQVRANIARVHADQKALENAIEQYFLDNNGYPPSSHSDNANLGSTKLTSPIAYLNQVLVDPFAKKYENSRGNDWDLVYEFNTASWPRGSSAVPRNIYIMESLGPDQYDNFNSTQYPSHNAEFEFYDSTNGVVSFGDIVRAGGAWQPRWYRERAGGRQSTSANWL, encoded by the coding sequence ATGAAACCGTGCGTTGCAGCATTTACGTTGATTGAGTTGTTAATCGTGGTCGCCATCATCGGCATCCTGGCGGCGATTGCGGTCCCGAATTTTTTGAACGCGCAGGTGCGAGCCAACATCGCCCGGGTTCACGCCGACCAAAAAGCGCTGGAAAACGCCATTGAGCAGTATTTTCTCGACAACAACGGCTATCCGCCCTCATCGCACAGCGATAACGCCAACTTGGGTTCCACCAAACTGACGTCGCCGATTGCGTATCTTAATCAGGTGCTGGTTGATCCGTTCGCGAAGAAATATGAGAACTCGCGCGGCAACGATTGGGACTTGGTGTATGAATTCAACACCGCCTCCTGGCCGCGCGGAAGCTCAGCCGTCCCGCGCAACATCTATATCATGGAGTCGCTTGGCCCCGATCAATACGACAACTTTAATTCAACCCAATACCCCAGCCATAACGCCGAGTTTGAGTTTTACGACTCGACCAACGGCGTCGTCAGTTTTGGCGACATTGTCCGCGCGGGCGGCGCCTGGCAGCCGCGTTGGTATCGCGAACGCGCAGGCGGCAGGCAATCGACCAGCGCCAATTGGCTGTAA
- a CDS encoding DUF1569 domain-containing protein, with protein sequence MILNQDNWLEFQQRVRKLQPQDRAQWGSMTPAKMLAHLTFFFESALGKFDVKDESTFFSRNVILFLLLYVMPGFPKNVKAPEMITPEPDSDFEAERAKFERLAQAFIDLTNKEPNRVISHMFFGPMTLRTNSRLLGLHINHHFKQFNI encoded by the coding sequence GTGATCTTAAATCAGGATAACTGGCTGGAATTTCAGCAGCGGGTTCGTAAATTGCAGCCGCAGGATCGCGCACAGTGGGGAAGCATGACGCCAGCAAAAATGCTGGCGCATTTGACTTTCTTTTTCGAGTCCGCGCTGGGCAAGTTTGACGTGAAAGACGAAAGTACATTTTTCAGCCGTAACGTCATTTTATTTCTCTTGCTCTATGTTATGCCCGGTTTCCCTAAAAATGTGAAAGCGCCGGAAATGATTACGCCAGAGCCGGATTCAGATTTCGAAGCGGAACGCGCCAAGTTTGAGCGCTTGGCGCAAGCGTTTATTGATCTGACAAACAAAGAGCCCAACCGCGTCATCTCCCACATGTTTTTCGGGCCGATGACGCTACGAACGAATAGCCGGCTTTTAGGATTACACATCAACCATCATTTTAAGCAATTTAATATTTGA